In Planctomycetota bacterium, one DNA window encodes the following:
- a CDS encoding VCBS repeat-containing protein, with product MFKSSLVSTFTLVVLLAAVQTASAEPIALRSQEIAKDLTVGYAVSLCDVNGDKKTDIVVVDSDRVLWYENPTWQPQIIIKGQTKRDNVCIAPYDIDGDGQLDFALGADWRPADTKTGGTIQWLRRSSAGSQWEVRQIAEEPTTHRMRWVDVDGDGRSELVVLPLFGRDTTKPNFAEQGVRVLAFRIPADPVADRWPMVSLNDEMHVTHNFWPTDLDGDQKIDLLVTSFEGVNLLRGTKFGPWRRTRIGEGNQTSTPNRGASEIKRGRLKNGADYIATIEPWHGFEVLVYTRPESGQADGMWRRQVLDDQLQWGHAVWCADMDGDGDEELLIGVRDNKNEQIRSGLRIYDPQDTTGQKWERHLYEPGEIAIEDLAAADLNGDGRPDIVASGRQTKNVRIYWNEIK from the coding sequence ATGTTCAAATCATCGCTCGTTTCGACGTTCACCCTCGTCGTGTTGTTAGCCGCTGTGCAAACGGCCAGCGCCGAGCCGATTGCCCTGCGCTCGCAAGAAATCGCCAAGGATCTGACGGTCGGGTACGCGGTGAGTCTGTGCGATGTGAACGGCGACAAGAAGACGGACATCGTCGTCGTCGATAGCGATCGGGTGCTGTGGTACGAGAACCCGACCTGGCAGCCCCAGATCATCATCAAGGGCCAGACCAAGCGCGATAACGTCTGCATCGCGCCGTATGACATTGATGGCGATGGGCAGCTTGATTTCGCCTTGGGGGCCGATTGGCGTCCGGCCGACACCAAGACCGGCGGCACGATTCAATGGCTCCGACGTTCGAGCGCCGGCAGTCAGTGGGAAGTTCGGCAAATTGCCGAGGAGCCGACCACGCACCGTATGCGCTGGGTCGACGTCGACGGGGACGGTCGCAGCGAGCTGGTCGTGCTCCCCCTGTTCGGTCGCGACACGACCAAGCCGAACTTTGCCGAGCAAGGGGTCCGCGTGCTGGCGTTTCGCATTCCGGCCGACCCGGTGGCCGACCGCTGGCCGATGGTCTCGCTGAATGACGAGATGCACGTGACGCACAACTTCTGGCCGACCGATTTGGACGGCGACCAGAAGATCGACCTGTTGGTCACCAGCTTTGAAGGGGTGAACCTGCTGCGCGGCACCAAGTTCGGCCCCTGGCGACGTACGCGGATTGGCGAAGGCAACCAGACTTCAACTCCCAACCGGGGCGCCAGCGAAATCAAGCGCGGGCGGCTCAAGAACGGCGCCGATTACATTGCCACCATCGAACCCTGGCACGGCTTTGAAGTGCTCGTTTACACGCGGCCCGAGTCGGGTCAGGCCGACGGGATGTGGCGTCGTCAGGTGCTCGACGATCAGTTGCAATGGGGGCACGCCGTCTGGTGCGCTGACATGGACGGCGACGGGGACGAAGAGCTGCTGATCGGCGTGCGAGACAACAAGAACGAGCAGATTCGCAGCGGCCTGCGCATCTACGATCCCCAGGATACGACTGGCCAGAAGTGGGAACGCCACTTGTACGAGCCTGGGGAAATCGCCATCGAAGACCTGGCGGCCGCGGACCTGAACGGGGACGGGCGCCCCGACATCGTGGCCTCGGGGCGACAGACGAAGAACGTGCGGATATACTGGAACGAAATCAAGTAA
- a CDS encoding PstS family phosphate ABC transporter substrate-binding protein yields MKKFWLLALAGLLWPWSVQAAEVKLDAEIPAYTPVEGISGSLKSIGSDSMNNLMALWAEGFRRIYPNVTIEVEGKGSATAPPALIAGTADFGPMSREMKSGEIDEFEKKYGYKPLPLLTSIDVLAVYVHRDNPIAKLALPQVDAIFSQTRKLGHGGEIRTWGQLGLTGEWANQPISMYGRNSASGTYAFFKEHALGKGDYKNTVKEQPGSSSVVQGVASDKYAIGYSGIGYKTADVRAVPLAQDLNSTPVPAEPEFAYSGEYPMTRILLIYVNHKPGSALPPVKREFIRYIFSQQGQQDVLRDGYLPATGFMVRKTFDALGITSAQ; encoded by the coding sequence ATGAAGAAGTTCTGGTTACTGGCCTTGGCGGGCCTGCTGTGGCCTTGGTCGGTACAAGCTGCCGAGGTGAAGCTCGACGCCGAGATTCCCGCCTATACGCCGGTCGAAGGCATCTCGGGCTCGTTGAAGAGCATCGGCTCGGACTCGATGAACAACTTGATGGCACTGTGGGCCGAAGGCTTCCGCCGAATTTACCCAAACGTGACCATCGAAGTCGAAGGCAAGGGCTCGGCCACGGCGCCCCCGGCGCTGATCGCGGGCACGGCTGATTTTGGCCCGATGAGCCGCGAAATGAAGAGCGGCGAAATCGACGAGTTCGAGAAGAAGTACGGTTACAAGCCGCTGCCCCTGCTCACGTCGATTGACGTGCTGGCCGTGTACGTGCATCGGGACAATCCGATCGCCAAGCTGGCGCTCCCCCAAGTAGACGCCATCTTTTCCCAGACTCGCAAGCTGGGCCACGGCGGCGAGATTCGCACTTGGGGCCAGTTAGGCCTGACCGGCGAATGGGCCAACCAGCCCATCAGCATGTACGGCCGCAACTCGGCGTCGGGCACCTACGCCTTTTTCAAGGAACACGCGCTCGGCAAGGGTGATTACAAGAACACCGTCAAGGAACAGCCGGGCAGCTCGTCGGTCGTGCAGGGCGTGGCCAGCGACAAGTACGCCATCGGCTACAGCGGCATCGGCTACAAGACGGCCGACGTGCGAGCCGTCCCGCTGGCCCAGGACTTGAACAGCACTCCGGTCCCGGCCGAGCCTGAGTTCGCCTACAGCGGCGAGTATCCGATGACCCGCATCTTGTTGATCTACGTCAATCACAAGCCCGGTAGCGCCCTGCCGCCGGTCAAGCGCGAGTTCATCCGCTACATCTTCAGCCAGCAAGGTCAGCAGGACGTCTTGAGGGACGGCTACTTGCCGGCCACGGGCTTTATGGTCCGCAAGACGTTTGACGCATTGGGCATAACGTCGGCCCAATAA
- a CDS encoding DUF1080 domain-containing protein, translating to MLARCVRSSPATFRLGPVCFLLLALVATARAENWPEWRGPHENGISSEKNTPVRWSKSENVAWRLPMPGPAGSTPVIWGNQIFLTSAKEQDLLLMCISTQGKLLWERTVGTGDEAVRGDEGNMASPSPATDGKFVWTLMGQGDLACFTTAGKPVWRFNVGQRWSPLKIAFGLTSTPVLDGDRLYVQLLHTDGAIVVALDKKTGRNIWVHQRKTDATAECLHSYASPMIYRDKERAYLLVHGSDYITAHDLKDGRELWRCGGLQSKVKYNPTLRFVASPAAVPGLIVVPSAKNGPVLGLAPDGKGDITNTTAEHRWTREKETPDVPSPLIVDDYVYLCRENGVLICMDAKTGEEKYMKRCFSDRYRASPVYADGKIYLASRKGVITVVKTGPEFEELAVNDMEEAISSSLALANGRLYIRTFDALYAVADKSVAVQRVYSEDIGEDELALADVATSAGDAWRPIFNGKDLSDWVVEGTKDYEADDKKLPIWTVQDGNIACAGVGYGFLRYDHELKDFAFRCEYQMAVAKKKCNSGIGIRGTKFTGRVETRPSFFGYEIQLLDDAGVKPDDHSTGSLYRYVAATANPVKPAPEWNRFEVECRGPRIKITINGQTIQDTDQSTVEAIRDKPLQGFLSLQNHGGKIVFRGVELREFLAK from the coding sequence ATGCTTGCGCGTTGCGTTCGTTCGTCCCCTGCCACATTTCGCCTGGGGCCAGTCTGCTTTCTTTTGCTCGCGCTCGTCGCGACCGCCCGGGCCGAGAATTGGCCCGAGTGGCGCGGGCCGCACGAGAACGGTATTTCGAGCGAGAAGAACACGCCGGTTCGATGGTCGAAGTCCGAGAATGTCGCCTGGCGGCTCCCCATGCCTGGCCCGGCCGGCTCGACGCCGGTCATCTGGGGCAACCAGATTTTTCTCACCTCGGCCAAGGAGCAAGACCTGCTGCTGATGTGCATCAGCACCCAGGGAAAGCTGCTATGGGAGCGCACCGTCGGCACGGGTGACGAAGCGGTCCGTGGCGACGAGGGGAACATGGCTTCGCCGTCGCCGGCGACCGACGGCAAGTTCGTGTGGACGCTGATGGGGCAAGGAGACCTGGCCTGCTTTACCACGGCCGGCAAGCCCGTCTGGCGTTTCAACGTCGGCCAGCGCTGGTCGCCGCTGAAGATCGCCTTTGGTCTGACCAGCACGCCGGTCCTGGACGGGGACCGCTTGTACGTGCAATTGCTGCACACCGACGGGGCGATCGTCGTCGCGCTCGATAAAAAGACCGGCCGCAACATCTGGGTCCATCAACGCAAGACCGACGCCACGGCCGAGTGTCTGCACTCGTACGCGTCGCCGATGATCTATCGAGACAAAGAGCGCGCCTACTTGCTGGTGCATGGCAGCGATTACATCACCGCCCACGATCTGAAAGACGGCCGCGAGCTGTGGCGCTGCGGCGGGCTGCAATCGAAGGTCAAGTACAACCCCACGCTCCGGTTCGTGGCCTCGCCGGCCGCGGTGCCGGGGCTGATCGTCGTGCCGTCGGCTAAGAACGGCCCGGTCCTGGGACTGGCCCCCGACGGCAAGGGAGACATCACCAACACGACGGCCGAGCATCGCTGGACCCGCGAGAAAGAAACGCCCGACGTTCCGTCGCCGTTAATTGTCGACGACTATGTCTACCTGTGCCGCGAAAACGGCGTGCTGATCTGTATGGACGCCAAGACCGGCGAAGAGAAGTACATGAAGCGGTGCTTCTCGGATCGGTATCGCGCCTCGCCCGTTTACGCCGACGGCAAGATTTACCTGGCCTCGCGCAAGGGAGTGATCACCGTCGTTAAGACGGGGCCCGAGTTCGAGGAGTTGGCCGTTAACGACATGGAAGAAGCGATCTCCTCGTCGCTGGCTCTGGCCAACGGCCGACTGTACATCCGCACGTTCGACGCATTGTACGCCGTGGCCGACAAGTCGGTGGCGGTCCAACGAGTGTATTCCGAGGACATTGGCGAAGACGAGTTGGCCCTGGCCGATGTTGCGACTTCGGCGGGGGACGCCTGGCGGCCGATCTTCAACGGCAAGGATCTGTCCGACTGGGTCGTCGAAGGAACCAAGGACTACGAAGCCGACGACAAGAAGCTGCCCATTTGGACGGTGCAAGACGGGAACATCGCCTGCGCCGGCGTGGGCTATGGCTTCTTGCGCTACGATCACGAGCTGAAGGATTTTGCCTTTCGCTGCGAGTACCAGATGGCCGTCGCCAAGAAAAAGTGCAACAGCGGCATCGGCATCCGCGGCACCAAGTTCACCGGACGTGTGGAAACACGGCCGTCATTCTTTGGCTATGAAATCCAATTGCTCGACGACGCGGGCGTAAAGCCGGACGATCACTCGACCGGTTCGCTGTACCGTTACGTGGCCGCGACGGCCAACCCCGTGAAGCCGGCCCCCGAATGGAACCGGTTCGAGGTCGAATGCCGCGGGCCACGAATCAAGATCACGATCAACGGTCAGACGATTCAAGACACCGACCAATCGACCGTCGAGGCGATCCGCGACAAGCCCCTGCAGGGGTTCCTGTCCTTACAGAATCACGGCGGCAAGATTGTGTTTCGCGGCGTGGAATTACGTGAATTTCTGGCGAAATAG
- a CDS encoding MmgE/PrpD family protein — MTEHMMTLHRESNQARGLAQYALDFVAAMGGDLAPTVFHMVERFHLDSVACGVSALELGASAPTILRDEALEYQTPQGVPVFGSTRLVMPEKAVLANSSAVREWDSNGTNFGYDAQRGHTAGEFGHNDFYPVVVAAAQLRGLDGHQTLRGMVLLDEIRGRLAEVFSLKTYKIDHVVHGAIASAVTYGALLGATVDQIESAIGLVVAHYIPFRAIRHGKQLSDSKGASAAISAEVAVTSMRRAIRGFVGPADIFRNPEAIFCLFQKPAHKGESPFELTLATAGDDFAVMGMHFKIGLYEHQSAGAIQGVIDLLTKHPQLLDDPAKLQRVRISIYEPAFSIIGDPAKRDPRTRQSADHSMVYIIATLLRKAFEQKHTDWRELMLMPADYDDAALDHPLTRSLIERIDFAHGGPEFDAKYPDGIPTLLEIEHATLGKLSSGLVMYPEGHARNRSGRLDELLTAKFNRLAALGVDDPVALRQRFTNLREKSAADIARLYDFRIRGLE, encoded by the coding sequence TAGCGTCGCCTGTGGCGTGTCGGCCCTGGAGCTTGGGGCGTCAGCGCCAACGATCCTGCGCGACGAGGCGCTGGAGTATCAGACTCCGCAGGGTGTGCCGGTGTTCGGCTCGACGCGCCTGGTCATGCCCGAGAAGGCTGTGCTGGCCAATTCGTCGGCCGTCCGCGAGTGGGACTCGAACGGGACGAACTTCGGCTACGACGCCCAGCGCGGACACACCGCCGGCGAGTTCGGGCACAACGATTTTTACCCGGTCGTCGTGGCGGCGGCCCAGTTGCGCGGGCTCGACGGGCATCAAACGCTGCGCGGCATGGTGTTATTGGACGAGATTCGCGGCCGGCTGGCCGAAGTCTTTTCGCTGAAGACGTACAAGATCGATCACGTGGTCCATGGAGCGATCGCGTCGGCGGTGACCTATGGCGCGCTGCTGGGGGCGACGGTCGATCAGATTGAATCGGCCATCGGTCTGGTCGTCGCCCACTACATTCCATTTCGGGCCATTCGACACGGCAAGCAACTGAGCGATTCGAAGGGGGCGTCGGCCGCCATCAGCGCCGAAGTTGCGGTCACCAGCATGCGCCGAGCGATACGCGGCTTTGTCGGGCCGGCCGACATCTTCCGCAATCCCGAGGCGATCTTCTGTCTGTTCCAAAAGCCGGCACACAAGGGAGAGAGTCCGTTCGAGCTGACCCTGGCCACGGCCGGCGACGATTTTGCCGTGATGGGCATGCACTTCAAAATCGGTTTATACGAGCACCAGTCGGCCGGCGCGATTCAGGGAGTGATCGATCTGTTGACCAAGCACCCGCAGTTGCTCGACGACCCGGCGAAGCTGCAACGAGTGCGGATCAGCATCTACGAGCCGGCGTTCAGCATCATCGGCGATCCGGCCAAGCGCGATCCGCGAACTCGGCAAAGCGCGGATCACTCGATGGTCTATATCATTGCCACCCTACTGCGTAAGGCGTTCGAACAGAAGCACACCGATTGGCGCGAACTGATGTTGATGCCAGCCGATTACGACGACGCGGCGCTCGACCATCCGCTGACGCGGAGCCTGATCGAGCGGATTGATTTTGCGCACGGCGGGCCGGAGTTCGACGCTAAGTACCCGGACGGCATTCCGACATTGCTCGAAATCGAGCACGCCACGCTGGGCAAGTTGTCGAGCGGCCTGGTGATGTACCCCGAGGGGCACGCGCGGAATCGGAGCGGGCGACTCGACGAGCTGCTGACGGCGAAGTTCAACCGGCTGGCCGCGCTGGGCGTGGACGATCCGGTGGCGCTACGCCAGCGATTCACGAATCTGCGGGAAAAGTCGGCCGCCGACATCGCGCGGCTTTACGATTTCAGAATCCGCGGTCTTGAGTGA
- a CDS encoding ABC transporter permease subunit, whose protein sequence is MLLVAVPVGLEGALLIAPTVESWLFADDLNRWLDGQIGTGQGAWMFLLAPAYAFAAFYFSRDVNNYLRMRTADWRHERLAVLDLGKFIAGAALVMAAAWTTSLMLTEMGFDPRGTFVGTYDQRNSLVVGFVMGFAIIPIIFTIADDALTAVPESLRSASLGAGATQWQTVVHVVVPTAMSGLFSAVMIGLGRAVGETMIVLMGSGNTPTLSWNVFQGFRTLSANIAVELPEAVPGSTHFRLLYLQALILFAITFLLNSVAETIRQRFRKRAYEL, encoded by the coding sequence ATGTTGCTGGTCGCGGTGCCGGTGGGGCTGGAAGGGGCCTTGCTGATCGCGCCGACGGTCGAGTCGTGGCTGTTTGCCGACGATCTTAATCGTTGGCTCGACGGGCAGATTGGCACCGGGCAGGGGGCCTGGATGTTCTTGCTGGCGCCGGCCTATGCCTTTGCCGCGTTCTATTTCAGCCGCGACGTGAACAACTATCTGCGGATGCGCACGGCCGATTGGCGTCACGAGCGGTTGGCGGTGCTCGACCTGGGCAAGTTCATCGCCGGGGCGGCGCTGGTCATGGCGGCCGCCTGGACGACCAGCCTGATGCTGACCGAAATGGGGTTCGATCCGCGCGGGACGTTTGTCGGCACGTACGATCAACGCAATTCGCTGGTGGTCGGTTTCGTGATGGGATTTGCCATCATCCCAATCATCTTCACCATCGCCGACGACGCCCTGACTGCCGTGCCCGAGTCGCTCCGCTCGGCCTCGCTGGGAGCCGGCGCGACCCAGTGGCAAACCGTCGTTCACGTGGTCGTGCCGACAGCCATGAGCGGCTTGTTCTCGGCGGTGATGATCGGCCTGGGGCGCGCCGTGGGCGAAACGATGATCGTGCTGATGGGCTCGGGCAACACGCCGACGCTGAGTTGGAACGTGTTCCAGGGCTTCCGCACCTTGTCGGCCAACATTGCCGTCGAGCTGCCCGAGGCGGTGCCGGGCAGCACGCACTTTCGCTTGCTGTACTTGCAAGCGCTGATTCTGTTTGCCATCACGTTCCTGTTGAACAGCGTGGCCGAGACGATTCGTCAGCGATTCCGCAAGAGGGCGTATGAGCTCTAG
- the aroH gene encoding chorismate mutase, producing MRCRGVRGATTAENNTREDILAATRQLLALMIRQNSIDPADLASAFFSLTVDLNAEFPALAARQLGWGEVPLLCTHELDVPGSLRKCIRVMLHWNTEKQPSEIVHVYIKGAQKLRPDLSKLPPVDWDELEAWIQHELTQQASSKRS from the coding sequence GTGCGCTGTCGAGGGGTACGCGGTGCCACCACCGCCGAGAACAACACGCGCGAAGACATCCTGGCGGCGACGCGGCAGTTGCTGGCCCTGATGATTCGTCAGAACAGCATCGACCCCGCCGATCTGGCCAGCGCGTTCTTTTCGCTGACGGTGGACCTGAACGCCGAGTTCCCAGCTCTGGCGGCGCGGCAGTTGGGCTGGGGCGAGGTGCCGCTGCTGTGTACCCATGAACTCGACGTGCCCGGCTCGCTACGGAAGTGCATCCGGGTGATGCTCCACTGGAATACTGAAAAGCAGCCGAGCGAGATCGTCCACGTCTATATCAAGGGTGCCCAAAAGCTCAGGCCCGACCTGTCGAAGCTGCCGCCCGTCGATTGGGACGAGTTGGAGGCCTGGATCCAACACGAGCTCACGCAGCAGGCGTCGTCCAAGCGCTCTTGA
- a CDS encoding 6-phosphofructokinase, with amino-acid sequence MSSNTLGRPPKVDSKLRRVAILFAGGPAPAANAVISTAAVSFLRNGIEVVGVMHGYSNLVQYSAGKPLAEGRDYVMIDHKMLRRTRNSQGIMIGTARANPGKHVSHPDHLKDPERIKPLKTVHDALVSLGVDALVSIGGDDTLKTANKFLMFQEHLPADVKRIPVVHLPKTIDNDYMGIDFTFGYFTAVDTLAGEIRNLLADAEAGRTYFLTETMGRSAGWLAYGAAIAGEASLVISVEDIHGKYRDEETITDPATGKTKTRPVMKVDEVVKRIVQTMTVREQQEGKEFGVIVMAEGIAEFLPQSHLEGIPRDEHGHISISQVNLGRTFAKLVMDEYKKQTGRSRKVTGLQLGYEVRCARPHAFDVMLGSQLGVGAYRALVEKGLSGVMVSITGQLELHYVPFTQLVDQETLVTVVRYVERESDFHRLARFLETYVNE; translated from the coding sequence ATGAGCAGCAACACTCTCGGACGCCCCCCCAAGGTTGACAGCAAGCTTCGTCGCGTGGCCATCTTGTTTGCCGGTGGTCCGGCCCCGGCCGCCAACGCGGTCATCTCGACGGCCGCGGTCTCGTTCTTGCGCAATGGCATCGAAGTGGTCGGCGTCATGCACGGCTATTCGAACCTGGTGCAATACTCGGCAGGAAAGCCGCTGGCCGAGGGGCGCGACTATGTGATGATCGATCACAAGATGCTCCGCCGCACACGCAACAGTCAGGGAATCATGATCGGCACGGCGCGGGCCAACCCAGGCAAGCACGTCTCGCACCCGGACCACCTGAAGGACCCCGAGCGCATCAAGCCGTTGAAGACAGTGCACGACGCACTGGTTTCGCTGGGGGTCGACGCCCTGGTGTCGATCGGCGGCGACGACACGTTGAAGACGGCCAACAAGTTCCTGATGTTCCAGGAACATTTGCCGGCCGACGTGAAGCGGATCCCGGTCGTACACTTGCCCAAGACGATCGACAACGACTACATGGGCATCGACTTCACGTTCGGCTATTTCACGGCGGTCGACACCCTGGCGGGCGAGATTCGCAATCTGTTGGCCGACGCCGAAGCCGGCCGGACTTACTTTCTGACTGAAACGATGGGGCGCAGCGCCGGTTGGCTGGCGTATGGGGCGGCGATTGCCGGCGAGGCCAGCCTGGTGATCAGCGTCGAAGACATCCACGGCAAGTATCGTGACGAGGAAACCATCACCGACCCGGCCACGGGCAAGACCAAGACGCGCCCCGTGATGAAGGTCGATGAAGTCGTGAAGCGGATCGTGCAAACCATGACGGTTCGCGAACAGCAGGAAGGGAAAGAGTTCGGCGTGATCGTGATGGCCGAGGGCATTGCCGAGTTTCTGCCTCAGTCGCACCTGGAAGGGATTCCCCGCGACGAGCATGGCCACATCTCGATCTCCCAGGTCAACTTGGGACGCACCTTCGCCAAGCTGGTGATGGACGAATACAAGAAGCAAACCGGACGCTCGCGCAAGGTGACCGGCTTGCAATTGGGCTACGAGGTCCGCTGTGCCCGACCGCACGCCTTTGACGTGATGTTGGGCAGCCAGCTTGGCGTGGGGGCCTATCGGGCGTTGGTCGAAAAGGGACTAAGCGGTGTCATGGTCTCGATCACCGGGCAGTTGGAGCTGCATTATGTGCCGTTCACTCAACTGGTCGACCAGGAAACCCTGGTAACGGTGGTTCGATACGTGGAACGGGAGAGCGATTTCCACCGCTTGGCCCGGTTCCTCGAGACTTACGTCAACGAGTAA
- a CDS encoding response regulator, whose product MTRERILVVDDEEDLLELVRYNLAKEGYRVNCVASGERALREAQDTLPELILLDVLLPRVDGLEICRALKSDPKTKHIPVIMVTAKSEEADVVTGLELGADDYITKPFSPRVLLARIKSVLRRKAGTVPDSQQPIRAHELVIDPGRHEVTLQGEPLQLTYTEFRLLHFLALKPGWAYTRSQIVDAVRGEDYPVTERAVDVQVTGLRKKLGEYGQYIETVRGVGYRFKK is encoded by the coding sequence ATGACGCGAGAGCGTATTCTCGTCGTGGATGACGAAGAAGACTTGCTCGAGTTGGTCCGCTACAACCTGGCCAAAGAAGGCTACCGGGTGAACTGCGTCGCCTCGGGCGAGCGAGCCTTGCGCGAAGCGCAAGACACGCTGCCGGAGCTGATCTTGTTGGACGTGCTGCTGCCGCGCGTCGACGGGTTGGAAATCTGTCGCGCGCTGAAGAGCGACCCCAAGACCAAGCACATTCCGGTCATCATGGTCACGGCCAAGAGCGAAGAGGCCGACGTAGTGACGGGCTTGGAACTGGGCGCCGACGATTACATCACCAAGCCGTTCAGCCCGCGCGTGCTGCTGGCCCGGATTAAGTCGGTGCTCCGCCGCAAGGCGGGCACGGTGCCCGATTCGCAGCAGCCGATCCGCGCTCACGAGCTGGTCATCGATCCGGGCCGGCACGAGGTGACGCTGCAGGGCGAGCCGCTGCAACTGACCTATACCGAATTCCGCCTGTTGCACTTCCTGGCCTTGAAGCCAGGCTGGGCCTACACCCGCAGCCAGATCGTTGACGCCGTTCGTGGCGAGGACTATCCGGTCACGGAACGGGCTGTGGACGTGCAAGTGACCGGGCTGCGCAAGAAGCTGGGCGAGTATGGCCAGTACATCGAGACCGTGCGCGGCGTCGGGTATCGGTTCAAGAAATAG
- a CDS encoding HAMP domain-containing protein, translated as MKKRRLLWQLYTSYLGITLVALVAVGWFASHSLDRFYGELVRDALARDARWLDSLIETPLDSVNQARVTGICQSATRATDVRITIVLSDGEVYCDTEAGLPLDNHGNRPEVAAALHGEIGHSVRYSNTLQEWMIYEALPMRRDGKIVGAMRCSLGQGAVNTQKQELRSQFWLGGLIVAAIVAVLGWMVSRRISQPVEQMRLAAERLARGDLSYQMLVPDSTEMAELAESLNSMSRQLEERIRTIVRQRNEQEAVLASMVEGVLAVDMEQRIISVNQAAAEFLEADQADMLGRTLQEVIRNVELRHVVTRALEASEPVEGDIVIHVQPERVLRAHGTSLRDGRGHNVGAVVVLNDVTNFRRLENIRRDFVANVSHELKTPITSIKGFVETLLDGALQSPADAERFLRIIAKQAERMHAIIEDLLQLSKIEQSEEAEDIELIDTPVAEVLESATQACQPQAAERRIELKVACSPELMAQVNGALLSQAVVNLLDNAIKYSEPGGTVHISAEAQGDEVCINVRDAGCGIPAEELPRIFERFYRVDKARSRKLGGTGLGLSIVKHIVNVHQGRVTVESVFGRGSTFTIRLPVSQMAAVK; from the coding sequence ATGAAAAAGCGGCGGCTGCTTTGGCAGCTTTACACCTCGTACCTGGGCATCACGCTGGTCGCGCTGGTTGCCGTGGGGTGGTTCGCGTCGCATTCGCTCGATCGGTTCTATGGCGAGTTGGTGCGCGACGCGCTGGCGCGCGACGCCCGTTGGCTTGACAGCCTGATCGAGACGCCGCTCGACAGCGTCAATCAAGCCCGGGTGACCGGCATCTGTCAGTCGGCCACCCGCGCTACCGACGTCCGCATCACCATCGTCTTGTCCGATGGTGAGGTCTATTGCGACACCGAAGCCGGATTGCCGTTGGACAATCATGGCAATCGGCCCGAGGTGGCCGCGGCCTTGCACGGCGAAATAGGGCACTCGGTTCGCTATAGCAACACGCTGCAAGAATGGATGATCTACGAAGCGCTGCCCATGCGCCGCGACGGCAAGATCGTCGGCGCGATGCGCTGTTCGCTGGGGCAGGGGGCCGTCAACACGCAAAAACAAGAGTTGCGCTCGCAATTCTGGCTGGGTGGGCTGATTGTCGCGGCCATCGTCGCGGTGCTGGGCTGGATGGTTTCACGCCGCATCAGCCAGCCAGTCGAGCAGATGCGCCTGGCGGCCGAGCGCCTGGCTCGCGGCGATTTGAGCTACCAGATGCTAGTGCCCGACTCGACCGAAATGGCCGAGTTGGCCGAATCGCTCAACAGCATGTCGCGTCAGCTCGAAGAACGCATTCGCACCATCGTCCGCCAGCGCAACGAGCAGGAAGCCGTGCTGGCCAGCATGGTCGAAGGGGTGTTGGCCGTCGACATGGAGCAGCGGATCATCAGCGTCAACCAGGCGGCGGCTGAGTTCCTGGAAGCTGATCAGGCCGACATGCTGGGGCGCACCCTGCAAGAAGTGATTCGCAACGTCGAATTGCGCCACGTCGTGACGAGGGCCTTGGAAGCCAGCGAGCCCGTCGAAGGGGATATTGTCATCCACGTTCAGCCCGAGCGCGTGCTGCGAGCGCACGGCACGTCGCTGCGCGATGGACGCGGCCACAACGTCGGCGCCGTTGTCGTGCTGAACGACGTGACCAATTTTCGTCGGTTGGAAAACATCCGTCGCGACTTCGTGGCCAACGTCTCGCACGAATTGAAGACGCCGATCACCTCGATCAAGGGCTTCGTCGAAACATTGCTTGACGGTGCTTTACAGTCGCCGGCCGATGCCGAACGCTTCCTACGAATCATCGCCAAGCAAGCCGAACGGATGCACGCCATCATCGAAGACTTGTTGCAGCTCTCGAAGATCGAGCAGAGCGAAGAAGCTGAAGACATCGAGTTGATCGATACGCCGGTGGCCGAGGTGCTGGAGTCGGCAACGCAGGCCTGTCAGCCGCAAGCGGCCGAGCGACGGATCGAACTCAAGGTGGCCTGCTCACCCGAGTTGATGGCCCAGGTCAACGGCGCGCTGTTGAGCCAGGCGGTCGTCAATCTGCTCGACAATGCCATCAAGTACAGCGAGCCCGGCGGCACGGTTCACATCTCGGCCGAGGCGCAAGGAGATGAGGTATGCATCAACGTCCGCGACGCGGGCTGCGGCATCCCGGCCGAGGAACTGCCGCGCATCTTCGAGCGGTTTTATCGCGTTGATAAAGCCCGCAGCCGCAAGCTGGGGGGAACCGGGCTGGGGCTGTCGATCGTCAAGCACATTGTGAACGTCCACCAGGGGCGGGTGACGGTCGAGAGCGTCTTTGGCCGGGGTAGCACGTTCACGATTCGATTGCCCGTTTCGCAAATGGCGGCGGTTAAGTGA